The following coding sequences lie in one Miscanthus floridulus cultivar M001 chromosome 9, ASM1932011v1, whole genome shotgun sequence genomic window:
- the LOC136479997 gene encoding cilia- and flagella-associated protein 91-like produces MAYRRFFDYNPYGYYYAAPYNYDSYYEQQPAATRRSTRGIFAGAEPAAAKPAPRARKTRETKTSFSIPVHGPDSDNEPEPELKQKAPGARAKPVAPAMSAKEAVVRMQAAARGFLARKSVRAVREVAHEAKQVRKKMASEAEALVTDPRARVAVGEALMRMLLRLDAVRGARDYRRRVTKRVLLLQDAVDALETKPAPSAAPVEDATEADAPEATAVETVEESAAAPELADAVERGGEMESIKTAVDTPTQVEVDEAVAASDPEAKAGEGEEKEVVPGDANADVDEPEDSDAEGEWEMVMEENAVVAATPDDHEPPRKVPACPLETMGTASAGAASDGVDARKVMEMVAALCEQSAQQCAVIGALAERVDALERTVRRMEDAESRRRRPKKLST; encoded by the coding sequence ATGGCATATCGGCGGTTCTTCGACTACAATCCTTACGGCTACTACTATGCCGCCCCGTACAACTACGACTCTTACTACGAGCAGCAGCCCGCGGCCACCCGCAGGTCCACAAGGGGCATCTTTGCGGGCGCCGAGCCGGCGGCCGCGAAACCCGCGCCAAGGGCGAGGAAGACGAGGGAGACGAAGACGTCGTTCTCGATCCCAGTCCACGGGCCCGACTCGGATAACGAACCGGAGCCGGAGCTGAAGCAGAAGGCGCCGGGAGCGCGCGCGAAACCGGTGGCGCCGGCGATGTCCGCGAAGGAGGCTGTGGTGAGGATGCAGGCGGCGGCGCGCGGGTTCCTGGCGAGGAAGTCGGTGCGGGCGGTGCGCGAGGTCGCGCACGAGGCGAAGCAAGTCCGGAAGAAGATGGCGTCCGAGGCGGAGGCCCTAGTCACGGACCCCAGGGCGCGCGTCGCCGTGGGCGAGGCGCTGATGAGGATGCTGCTACGGCTCGACGCGGTGCGCGGCGCGCGCGACTACCGGAGGAGGGTCACCAAGCGAGTGCTTCTGCTGCAGGACGCCGTCGACGCGCTCGAGACTAAGCCGGCGCCGTCGGCGGCGCCTGTGGAGGACGCGACAGAGGCCGACGCACCTGAGGCGACGGCCGTCGAGACGGTGGAGGAGAGCGCGGCAGCGCCGGAGTTGGCAGACGCCGTGGAGCGCGGTGGTGAGATGGAGAGCATCAAGACAGCGGTGGACACGCCCACCCAGGTGGAGGTCGACGAAGCAGTAGCCGCCAGCGATCCTGAGGCGAAagcgggagagggagaggaaaagGAAGTGGTGCCGGGCGACGCCAATGCTGATGTCGACGAGCCGGAGGATTCGGACGCGGAGGGCGAGTGGGAGATGGTGATGGAGGAAAACGCAGTCGTGGCAGCCACGCCCGACGACCATGAGCCACCGCGCAAGGTACCGGCGTGTCCGTTGGAGACCATGGGGACTGCAAGTGCCGGCGCCGCCTCTGACGGTGTGGACGCGAGGaaggtgatggagatggtggcCGCGCTGTGCGAGCAGAGCGCGCAACAGTGCGCGGTGATCGGCGCGCTGGCCGAGCGTGTGGACGCGCTGGAGCGTACCGTGCGGCGGATGGAGGATGCCGAGAGCCGCCGGCGCCGACCCAAGAAGCTAAGCACATAG